The Aphis gossypii isolate Hap1 chromosome 3, ASM2018417v2, whole genome shotgun sequence genome includes a region encoding these proteins:
- the LOC114131703 gene encoding uncharacterized protein LOC114131703, producing MDLFCQLKDDGYFDGSFVDKNLIRYCFMGKIQKELNEMALEWNVHRIRKSRNSICCYGRPITTFEAPEEFNTTNFIHIVQENELQLCKNELINLTNVTCDPTISELCSIILAEEVICIPDKSYSIIDVYIMLRNKLKDTLE from the exons ATGGACCTATTCTGTCAATTAAAAGATGATGGATACTTTGATGGATcatttgttgataaaaatttgatcAGATATTGTTTTATGGGAAAAATCCAA AAAGAACTTAATGAAATGGCACTAGAGTGGAATGTACACAGAATCAGAAAATCTAGAAATAGTATCTGTTGTTATGGAAGACCTATAACAACGTTTGAAGCACCTGAAGAATTTAATACAACCaactttatacatattgttcaagaaaatgaattacaactttgtaaaaatgaactgattaatttaacaaatgtaaCATGTGATCCAACTATTAGTGAACTATGTTCTATTATACTAGCAGAAGAAGTGATTTGTATTCCTGATAAATCTTATAGTATAAttgatgtttatattatgttaagaaacaaattaaaagataCGTTAGAGTAG